A region from the Nocardia terpenica genome encodes:
- a CDS encoding AMP-binding protein, whose amino-acid sequence MSNARTQGVSKIGAPRWPRIDKSAAEAAAANLTDYERSCREFHWEDAQFDLAGLPNGGVNIAFEAVDRHLTEPGSHTPSLRWLSASGGGGTASCAGLAVLGNRFADLLHGRGVRRGHRVCTLLPPCLEMYAVALGTWKAGCVLVPLDSRSDADSVHLALVFAEAAVLVTTAACYRELIAPIRAILPGLRQVLIIDACLPDTVELPLALAGTDPACTIVPTSAGDPALLHVVSDRFGIPQGIAHSHGAVLAHRATARYALDLRSDDVFWCTGDPSSVLGMSYGVIGALSLGATVICDEADFAAQRCYDILTAERVTVWCTDAASLHTLMRAGDRLPSGTDLSCLRLVVTGEPVDPEVVLWADRVLGQPVHAGWCQPETGAIVIADLAAAQLRPGSMGRPLPGIEAAVLRLGGDGRAEIRGGATTPAAPGEVGELALHAGWPSMFRGYWREPTRYAHAFAHGWYLTGDLVRRDDDGYYWFVRSAEPEPGDRLAAADALRSGGLDAGPM is encoded by the coding sequence ATGAGTAACGCACGCACGCAGGGTGTTTCGAAGATCGGCGCGCCCCGATGGCCCCGGATCGACAAGTCCGCGGCGGAGGCCGCCGCGGCGAATCTCACCGACTACGAGCGGTCCTGCCGCGAATTCCATTGGGAGGATGCTCAGTTCGATCTCGCCGGGCTGCCCAACGGCGGCGTGAACATAGCCTTCGAGGCGGTGGATCGGCATCTGACCGAGCCGGGTTCGCACACCCCGTCGCTGCGATGGTTGTCCGCGTCGGGGGGCGGCGGCACGGCGAGTTGTGCGGGACTGGCGGTGCTGGGCAACCGGTTCGCCGATCTGCTGCACGGACGGGGTGTGCGGCGCGGCCACCGGGTCTGCACCCTGCTGCCCCCGTGCCTCGAGATGTACGCGGTGGCGCTGGGCACCTGGAAGGCCGGATGCGTGCTGGTGCCGCTGGACAGCCGGTCGGATGCGGATTCGGTGCACCTGGCGCTGGTGTTCGCCGAGGCGGCCGTGCTGGTGACCACCGCGGCATGCTACCGGGAACTGATCGCCCCGATCCGCGCCATTCTGCCCGGACTGCGGCAGGTGCTGATCATCGACGCCTGCCTTCCCGACACGGTGGAATTGCCCCTGGCCCTGGCGGGCACCGACCCCGCGTGCACGATCGTGCCGACGAGCGCCGGGGATCCCGCTCTGCTGCACGTGGTTTCGGACCGATTCGGAATTCCGCAGGGTATCGCCCACTCGCACGGCGCGGTGCTGGCCCACCGGGCGACCGCCCGCTACGCCCTGGATCTGCGGTCCGATGACGTCTTCTGGTGTACCGGCGACCCGAGTTCGGTGCTCGGCATGTCCTATGGCGTCATCGGGGCATTGAGCCTGGGCGCCACCGTGATCTGCGACGAGGCGGACTTCGCGGCGCAGCGCTGCTACGACATCCTCACCGCCGAACGCGTGACGGTCTGGTGCACCGATGCCGCCTCGCTGCACACGCTGATGCGCGCGGGCGACCGGCTCCCCTCCGGCACCGATCTGTCGTGCCTGCGGTTGGTGGTCACCGGGGAACCGGTGGACCCCGAGGTCGTCCTGTGGGCCGATCGGGTGCTGGGGCAACCGGTGCACGCGGGATGGTGTCAACCCGAGACCGGCGCGATCGTGATCGCCGATCTCGCGGCCGCGCAACTGCGCCCGGGCTCGATGGGGCGGCCGCTGCCCGGCATCGAGGCGGCGGTGCTGCGGCTCGGCGGCGACGGCAGGGCCGAGATCCGCGGCGGCGCAACCACTCCCGCCGCCCCGGGCGAGGTAGGCGAACTCGCCCTGCATGCCGGATGGCCGTCGATGTTCCGCGGCTACTGGCGGGAGCCGACCCGATACGCGCACGCCTTCGCCCACGGCTGGTATTTGACCGGTGATCTGGTCCGTCGTGACGACGACGGCTACTACTGGTTCGTCCGGTCCGCCGAGCCCGAGCCCGGCGACCGTCTGGCCGCGGCCGACGCCCTCCGGTCGGGCGGTCTTGATGCCGGTCCGATGTGA
- a CDS encoding toll/interleukin-1 receptor domain-containing protein encodes MRNPDRAPNPQDIDIFLSYSHSADKALAPALQRGLSHLAKRWYEPRALRVFRDGTDLSVAHDLTAEIEDALRRSRFFVLLASPEAAASRWVAQEIAYWQRYREPETFLIALTGGTVAWGRGDFDWRATTALPRSLSGYFAREPLWADLSFAHTRKQQSLRNREFRSQVASLAAPARGKSKERLDSEDTRRQRRFRQASGVAVTALILLVVAVLVLNQVAGARKVRADKETRTSAARLMASTAGKIQSTDVRSALLLAVAAYRTDPTRENLAALLRANLTSPSLVRYLTTDSPVTALEGSADGQSIVAGLADGRVVRWVLGHPTAEEQLMTLPSAVSMLSVSADGKTVAASDGSRVMLWRNGSPEDTLSVPAGQRIDIVAVSPSGNTAIVHGRLAVTACTESTSCLASSEIYAASSREPLATHDDSWDEGGLVSTSNIVITSDDEVLLFARGDWSRLEIHQWKTEDGRTGNLFSGALQSAGDPAGDGGSFGANSFGVTGKGGPLPVWRIGGPQNGDAPEGVADIPQPDSASAPVLNMTGTTAAGLYRSGGIYVVPVAPRGTHPAAVELGGAAVESTKLLRFLGASGRRLISAAGNQITLWDLDQVDRLATVVPLSMTRPCRACPPPSIALSPDGGTALISGELTGSDNRDAMVVQPLHTPDEKPQVLADLSGIPLWRADGRAIIMTSSGTVSRSPLPSNLTAIAAPSNRAIEDARIGADPAVLTVVDAKGSIYLQDANSGKITEKIPGPPDLAPGDQTLQGAAIDSTGHLVATVYNKTVRVFDITTRQEVGQPISADEVTNLMYAGPHLVVRRKTDLEVWKPDGSAEEQTIGSDEPYAPNWAVSLATDSSGATLAHVDSRGAVIIVDRADALTLATIPSADTNTDIETGVAISADGRHLITASDGGAFGTNGKIVERALSPDALIKTACALAGHDLTAAEWQQLLNTSRPPEATCP; translated from the coding sequence GTGCGTAATCCCGACCGCGCGCCGAACCCGCAGGACATCGATATCTTCCTGTCGTACAGCCACAGTGCGGACAAGGCTCTGGCCCCGGCATTGCAGCGCGGGTTGTCGCATTTGGCGAAACGGTGGTACGAGCCGCGCGCACTCCGGGTATTCCGGGACGGCACCGACCTGAGCGTGGCGCACGATCTCACCGCCGAAATCGAGGATGCCCTACGGCGCTCCAGGTTCTTCGTGCTGCTGGCCTCGCCCGAGGCCGCGGCCTCGCGGTGGGTTGCGCAGGAGATCGCCTATTGGCAGCGCTACCGGGAACCTGAGACCTTCCTCATCGCTCTGACCGGCGGCACGGTGGCGTGGGGGCGAGGCGATTTCGACTGGCGCGCGACGACCGCCCTGCCCAGGTCGCTGTCCGGCTATTTCGCGCGCGAACCCCTCTGGGCGGATCTGTCCTTCGCGCACACCAGGAAGCAGCAATCGCTGCGGAATCGCGAGTTCCGCAGCCAGGTGGCTTCCTTGGCCGCACCGGCGCGCGGTAAGTCGAAGGAGCGGCTCGACAGCGAGGACACTCGCCGACAGCGGCGGTTCCGACAGGCGAGCGGTGTGGCCGTGACCGCCTTGATCCTCCTGGTCGTCGCGGTCCTGGTCCTGAACCAGGTGGCTGGTGCTCGAAAGGTCCGCGCGGACAAGGAAACACGGACCTCCGCCGCCCGCCTCATGGCATCGACCGCGGGCAAGATCCAGTCGACCGATGTTCGTTCCGCGCTGCTGCTCGCCGTCGCTGCCTATCGCACCGATCCGACGCGGGAGAACCTCGCCGCGCTGCTCCGCGCGAACCTGACGAGTCCGAGTCTGGTCCGCTACCTGACAACGGACTCGCCGGTAACGGCGCTGGAGGGCAGCGCCGACGGGCAGAGCATTGTGGCGGGACTCGCCGATGGCCGTGTCGTGCGCTGGGTGCTGGGCCACCCGACGGCGGAAGAACAGCTGATGACACTGCCGTCGGCCGTGTCGATGCTGTCGGTGAGCGCGGACGGCAAGACCGTCGCCGCCTCCGACGGATCGCGTGTGATGCTGTGGCGCAACGGGTCCCCCGAGGACACGCTTTCCGTACCTGCCGGACAGCGCATCGACATCGTCGCGGTCTCACCGTCCGGCAACACCGCGATCGTGCATGGGCGGCTCGCCGTCACGGCGTGTACGGAGTCGACCTCCTGCCTCGCTTCCAGCGAGATCTACGCTGCTTCCAGCCGGGAACCCCTTGCGACACACGATGACTCGTGGGACGAGGGCGGTCTCGTATCCACCTCGAACATCGTCATCACGTCCGATGACGAGGTGTTGCTGTTCGCGCGCGGGGATTGGTCGCGCCTCGAGATCCACCAATGGAAGACCGAAGACGGGCGTACCGGCAACCTCTTCTCCGGGGCGCTGCAGTCGGCTGGAGATCCGGCGGGCGATGGCGGGTCGTTCGGCGCCAATAGCTTCGGCGTCACCGGTAAGGGCGGACCGCTTCCCGTGTGGCGGATCGGAGGCCCGCAGAACGGGGACGCTCCGGAGGGCGTGGCCGACATTCCGCAACCCGACTCGGCCAGCGCGCCGGTGCTGAACATGACCGGCACCACCGCCGCGGGGCTGTATCGCTCCGGCGGAATCTACGTTGTCCCGGTCGCCCCGAGGGGGACGCATCCGGCCGCGGTCGAACTCGGCGGCGCCGCAGTAGAATCCACGAAGCTGCTGCGCTTTCTGGGTGCGTCGGGCCGTCGGCTGATCTCCGCGGCGGGCAACCAGATCACCCTCTGGGATCTGGATCAGGTCGATCGCTTGGCGACCGTCGTTCCGCTGTCGATGACCAGGCCCTGCCGGGCCTGCCCGCCACCGAGCATCGCGCTCTCGCCCGACGGTGGGACGGCGCTCATCTCGGGCGAGCTCACCGGATCGGACAACCGCGATGCGATGGTCGTCCAGCCATTGCACACGCCCGACGAAAAGCCGCAGGTCCTTGCCGATCTGAGCGGAATTCCCCTGTGGCGCGCCGATGGTCGAGCGATCATAATGACGTCGTCGGGAACGGTCTCACGATCGCCGCTTCCATCGAATCTGACAGCGATCGCCGCGCCCAGCAATCGGGCCATCGAGGATGCCCGAATCGGCGCCGATCCGGCGGTCCTCACCGTGGTGGACGCGAAGGGCTCGATCTATCTGCAGGATGCGAACAGCGGGAAGATCACCGAAAAGATTCCGGGCCCACCAGATCTGGCGCCCGGCGATCAAACCCTGCAAGGCGCGGCCATCGACTCGACCGGACACCTGGTGGCCACCGTCTACAACAAGACCGTGCGGGTATTCGACATCACCACACGCCAGGAGGTCGGGCAGCCGATCAGCGCTGACGAGGTGACGAACCTGATGTACGCGGGCCCGCATCTGGTCGTTCGGCGCAAGACCGATCTCGAGGTGTGGAAGCCGGACGGATCGGCCGAGGAACAGACCATCGGCAGCGACGAACCATACGCCCCCAACTGGGCGGTGTCATTGGCTACCGACAGCTCCGGAGCAACCCTCGCCCATGTGGATTCGCGGGGTGCGGTCATCATCGTCGATCGCGCCGACGCCTTGACCCTCGCGACCATCCCGTCGGCCGACACCAACACCGACATCGAAACCGGCGTGGCCATTTCCGCCGACGGCAGACACCTGATCACCGCGTCCGACGGCGGCGCGTTCGGAACCAACGGCAAAATCGTCGAACGCGCTCTCTCCCCGGACGCATTGATCAAGACCGCATGCGCACTCGCAGGCCATGACCTGACCGCCGCCGAGTGGCAACAGCTGCTGAATACCAGCCGCCCACCGGAGGCCACCTGCCCCTGA
- a CDS encoding flavodoxin domain-containing protein, producing MAWNRRSTELAGRGARVEVSDIDRAPELTRFDTVVLGSAIHHRDLLPQAADYIRNHQHELVARDVWLFSVGLGPALRGPVGAYFGRLVPKKIAALRDSIRPRDYRPFAGHYERIGVDFGARVMYRVLGGQRDGDLRDWVVIRGWVATIASTMGLPNPRSTTIHP from the coding sequence ATGGCATGGAACCGGAGAAGCACCGAGCTCGCCGGACGCGGTGCGCGCGTGGAGGTTTCCGATATCGACCGCGCGCCCGAGCTGACCCGCTTCGACACCGTTGTGCTGGGCAGCGCCATCCATCACCGCGATCTGCTGCCCCAGGCCGCCGACTACATCCGCAATCATCAGCACGAGCTCGTCGCACGGGATGTGTGGTTGTTCAGCGTCGGGCTCGGGCCCGCGTTGCGCGGGCCGGTCGGCGCATACTTCGGCCGCCTCGTCCCGAAAAAGATCGCCGCCCTGCGTGATTCGATCCGGCCGCGCGACTACCGGCCCTTCGCCGGGCATTACGAGCGGATCGGGGTGGATTTCGGTGCGCGGGTGATGTACCGCGTGCTGGGTGGCCAGCGGGACGGCGATCTACGGGATTGGGTCGTGATTCGCGGCTGGGTGGCCACCATCGCCTCGACCATGGGCCTGCCGAATCCGAGGTCGACGACCATACATCCGTAG
- a CDS encoding Hsp20/alpha crystallin family protein, whose amino-acid sequence MSMLPARHLPVLPDFAELWNAIGPGLVPMLGSRLIRVEDTVDDGRYVIRAELPGIDPARDVEVSLHDGRLTIKAERTEKHEENRHSEFTYGSFVRTVVLPAGAQEEGITANYAKGILTVTVPLGEQKETVRRIEVASGE is encoded by the coding sequence ATGAGCATGTTGCCCGCGCGGCACCTGCCGGTGCTGCCCGATTTCGCGGAACTGTGGAATGCGATCGGTCCCGGCCTCGTGCCGATGCTCGGCAGCCGCCTGATCCGCGTGGAGGACACCGTCGACGACGGCCGGTATGTGATCCGCGCCGAGCTCCCCGGTATCGACCCGGCTCGCGACGTCGAGGTGTCGCTGCACGACGGCCGCCTCACCATCAAGGCGGAACGTACCGAAAAGCACGAGGAGAACCGGCATTCGGAATTCACCTACGGCTCGTTCGTGCGCACCGTGGTGCTGCCCGCGGGCGCGCAGGAGGAGGGCATTACGGCCAACTACGCGAAGGGCATTCTCACCGTGACCGTTCCCCTGGGCGAGCAGAAGGAGACGGTGCGCCGGATCGAAGTCGCCTCGGGCGAGTAG
- a CDS encoding DUF302 domain-containing protein codes for MEYRVSVCESIPQTVLQIPRGIRADHVSADIADGMRELTATARYAGLTACGAPTLTYHEQSGPDDAVPVEFAVPIDPGTGLGPRSGAEVIVTPGTLVARTCHRGGYDDIDTAYRALHEWLHASGYRPAGPPTEVYLIGPDEVADPRQLITEIRIPVTPSPALALHLPATFRTTERLIRKALREQGFVVSTSLDVEATLREHLGEHIDDYRVLGACHPHLMSQALRTDPQAGLLQPCAVVVRAVDTGTLIEAADPTVLIHTTGQTALTEIAERTRRLLATALETLRTVAYPN; via the coding sequence ATGGAATACCGGGTGAGCGTCTGCGAATCCATTCCGCAGACGGTGCTACAGATTCCCCGTGGAATCCGTGCCGATCACGTGAGCGCGGATATCGCCGACGGCATGCGGGAATTGACCGCGACCGCCCGGTATGCCGGGCTGACGGCCTGCGGGGCTCCCACACTCACCTACCATGAGCAATCCGGACCCGACGATGCCGTGCCGGTGGAGTTCGCGGTCCCGATCGACCCCGGTACCGGTCTCGGCCCGCGGTCCGGGGCGGAGGTCATCGTCACGCCGGGAACGCTGGTGGCCCGCACCTGCCATCGTGGCGGCTACGACGACATCGACACCGCCTACCGCGCCCTGCACGAATGGCTGCACGCCTCCGGATACCGCCCGGCGGGGCCGCCGACCGAGGTATATCTCATCGGCCCCGACGAGGTGGCCGACCCGCGGCAACTCATCACCGAGATCCGCATCCCGGTCACCCCCTCCCCCGCACTGGCCCTGCACCTACCCGCGACCTTCCGCACTACCGAACGCCTGATCCGGAAGGCTTTGCGAGAACAGGGGTTCGTGGTCTCCACCAGCCTCGACGTCGAAGCCACCCTGCGCGAACACCTCGGCGAGCACATCGACGACTACCGCGTCCTCGGCGCCTGCCACCCGCACCTGATGTCGCAGGCGCTGCGCACCGATCCCCAGGCGGGCCTGCTCCAGCCCTGCGCGGTGGTCGTCCGGGCGGTCGACACCGGCACCCTCATCGAGGCCGCCGACCCCACCGTCCTCATCCACACCACCGGCCAAACCGCCCTGACCGAGATCGCCGAGCGCACCCGTCGACTACTCGCCACCGCACTGGAAACCCTACGCACCGTGGCGTATCCGAATTGA
- a CDS encoding sensor histidine kinase — translation MTDSYRSDSYSVRETLSQLRLRELLTEVRSRIDQIIDARDRVDGLVEAMLTVTSGLELDETLRTIVRTAITLVGSRYGALGVRGHEHELVRFIYEGIDDAQREIIGDLPAGRGVLGVLIDEPKAIRLDNIADHRASVGFPPNHPPMRTFLGVPIRIRDEVYGNLYLTEKFDGQLFSEDDEVIVQALASAAGVAIDNARLYEAARARQAWIAATGDITTEFLAGTDSTQVLSHLVAHIRRLTGSDRAFLATPVDTEISVSELAVLYLTQWDGPEPDFIGRDLTITDTGIADAFLRRTPLRFDNPGAAGIDATLLATGPVLLLPLYTAEQVLGVLVATRSKEAPRYDDEIIELATAFANQAALAMQLATAQERVRELSVLTDRDRIARDLHDHVIQRLFAIGLSLQGTVPRSRKPDVRQRISQAVDELQEVVQEIRTSIFNLHERDGIILRLRERIEQAILQQTADTGIHTSVHVSGPLSSVGPDLGDHAEAVVREAVSNAVRHSGADTLTIDIAVGDTLELVVEDDGCGVPPDTTRSGLDNLARRAVECQGEFRVSPVATNSARPGTRLRWSAPLR, via the coding sequence GTGACCGACTCGTACCGTTCCGACAGCTACTCCGTCCGAGAGACGCTGTCCCAACTGCGACTGCGGGAGCTGCTGACCGAGGTCCGCTCCCGCATCGATCAGATCATCGACGCCCGCGACCGGGTGGACGGGCTGGTCGAGGCGATGCTCACCGTGACCTCCGGGCTGGAACTGGACGAGACGCTGCGCACCATCGTGCGCACCGCCATCACCCTCGTCGGCAGCCGCTACGGTGCGCTCGGTGTGCGCGGGCACGAGCACGAACTGGTCCGTTTCATCTATGAAGGCATCGACGACGCCCAGCGCGAAATCATCGGCGACCTGCCCGCGGGCCGCGGCGTACTCGGCGTGCTGATCGATGAGCCGAAGGCGATCCGGCTCGACAACATCGCCGACCACCGCGCCTCCGTGGGCTTCCCGCCCAACCATCCGCCGATGCGGACCTTCCTCGGAGTACCGATTCGCATCCGCGACGAGGTCTACGGCAACCTCTACCTCACCGAGAAATTCGACGGCCAGCTGTTCAGCGAGGACGACGAGGTCATCGTGCAGGCGCTCGCGTCGGCGGCCGGAGTGGCCATCGACAACGCACGCCTGTACGAGGCCGCCCGCGCCCGGCAGGCGTGGATCGCCGCGACCGGCGACATCACCACCGAATTTCTGGCCGGTACCGACTCGACTCAGGTCCTGTCCCATCTCGTCGCGCACATACGCCGACTCACCGGCTCCGATCGGGCATTCCTCGCGACCCCGGTCGACACCGAAATCTCCGTGTCGGAGTTGGCCGTGCTCTACCTCACGCAGTGGGACGGTCCCGAACCCGACTTCATCGGCCGCGATCTCACCATCACCGACACCGGAATCGCCGACGCCTTCCTGCGCCGCACCCCCCTGCGTTTCGACAACCCCGGCGCCGCCGGAATCGACGCCACTCTGCTGGCGACCGGGCCGGTGCTGCTGCTCCCGCTCTACACCGCCGAGCAGGTCCTCGGTGTCCTGGTCGCCACCCGCAGCAAGGAAGCCCCCCGCTACGACGACGAAATCATCGAACTGGCAACGGCCTTCGCGAATCAGGCGGCGCTGGCGATGCAACTGGCCACCGCGCAGGAGCGGGTGCGCGAGCTGAGCGTGCTCACCGACCGCGACCGCATCGCCCGCGACCTGCACGACCACGTCATCCAACGCCTGTTCGCCATCGGACTCTCCCTCCAGGGCACCGTCCCTCGCAGCCGCAAACCCGATGTGCGGCAGCGTATTTCACAGGCGGTCGACGAGTTGCAGGAGGTGGTCCAGGAGATCCGCACCTCCATCTTCAACCTCCACGAGCGCGATGGCATAATCCTGCGGCTGCGGGAACGGATCGAGCAGGCGATCTTGCAGCAGACCGCCGATACCGGCATCCATACCTCGGTGCACGTCAGCGGCCCGCTGTCGTCGGTCGGCCCGGACCTGGGCGATCATGCCGAGGCCGTGGTGCGCGAGGCGGTCAGCAATGCCGTCCGGCATTCCGGGGCCGACACCCTCACCATCGATATCGCCGTGGGCGACACCCTCGAACTCGTCGTCGAGGACGACGGGTGCGGAGTCCCACCGGACACCACGCGCAGCGGTTTGGACAACCTCGCCCGCCGCGCCGTCGAATGCCAGGGCGAATTCCGCGTATCCCCCGTCGCCACGAATTCGGCTCGCCCCGGCACCCGGCTGCGCTGGTCGGCGCCGCTGCGCTGA
- a CDS encoding site-2 protease family protein, giving the protein MLRETFPLGRIAGVRIGGHWSALVTVGLVTWILRTVLSGHGSQGFLWAVAAAGAVVFVVSLAAHELGHSIVARRNGVHVDRIVLWLLGGVSELADEPGDARAEFRIAIAGPLTSVFIAVVAYTAAVFAAMIAPAGAVAAALVWLAVMNAILAVFNLLPGAPLDGGRVLRALIWWRTGDRLRAATAAARGGGVLGTMLIVVGIAEVVLSRQLGGLWMMLLGWFLQTAAHGELAVAGLRHRLGDTRIRDVMTAAPIAVPAWWTVTDLLHSTIPTSGHRIFPVVDHGDRPIAVLAWSDLARVRARARTTTTLSAAGRPLPRGAIVGVDDLLADAATRVVLRPALDAVAVVDAVGRLCGIVTATDLITACDRSALGLPLRTPHVPDDLPASDHRSTS; this is encoded by the coding sequence ATGCTGCGCGAGACTTTTCCGCTGGGCCGGATCGCCGGTGTCCGGATCGGCGGGCACTGGTCGGCGCTGGTCACCGTCGGCCTGGTCACCTGGATTCTGCGCACCGTCCTGAGCGGGCACGGCAGCCAGGGTTTCCTGTGGGCCGTCGCCGCCGCGGGCGCGGTGGTGTTCGTCGTGTCGCTGGCCGCGCACGAACTGGGGCATTCGATCGTCGCCCGCCGCAACGGCGTTCATGTGGACCGGATCGTGCTGTGGCTGCTCGGCGGTGTCTCCGAGCTCGCCGACGAACCCGGTGACGCGCGCGCCGAGTTCCGCATCGCCATTGCCGGACCGCTCACCAGTGTGTTCATCGCTGTTGTCGCCTATACGGCGGCAGTGTTCGCCGCGATGATCGCGCCCGCAGGCGCGGTGGCCGCCGCACTGGTGTGGCTCGCGGTGATGAATGCGATTCTGGCGGTGTTCAATCTGCTGCCCGGCGCGCCGCTGGACGGCGGCCGGGTGTTGCGGGCGCTGATCTGGTGGCGCACCGGGGATCGCTTGCGCGCCGCCACCGCGGCGGCGCGGGGCGGCGGGGTGCTGGGCACGATGCTGATCGTCGTCGGCATCGCGGAGGTCGTGCTGTCGCGTCAGCTCGGTGGGCTCTGGATGATGCTGCTCGGCTGGTTCCTACAGACCGCCGCCCACGGCGAATTGGCGGTCGCGGGCCTGCGACATCGGCTGGGCGACACCAGGATCCGCGACGTGATGACCGCCGCTCCGATCGCGGTGCCCGCGTGGTGGACCGTCACCGATCTGCTGCACTCCACGATCCCCACCAGCGGGCACCGCATTTTCCCTGTCGTCGATCACGGCGACCGTCCGATCGCCGTGCTGGCCTGGTCGGATCTGGCCCGTGTCCGGGCCCGCGCGCGAACCACGACCACGTTGTCGGCGGCCGGGCGACCGCTGCCGCGCGGTGCGATCGTGGGCGTGGACGATCTGCTCGCCGACGCCGCGACCCGTGTCGTCCTGCGCCCCGCTCTCGACGCCGTCGCCGTGGTCGATGCCGTCGGCCGGTTGTGCGGCATCGTCACCGCCACCGATCTGATCACCGCGTGCGATCGCTCGGCCCTCGGGCTGCCGCTGCGAACACCGCACGTACCCGACGATCTTCCCGCATCGGATCATCGGAGCACCTCATGA